GCTAGCTAATCATTATGTACGTACATATATTAACTTATCTGATCATCACCACTACAAGAAGATTCGAGTTCAATAAGAAGAAGAGATATATGCTCTTGGAAAATCTCCTCCTACTACTCATTTAATCAGATATACATTGCTTATTTTATTCATATGACATGAGCAGTCATGTATGAGTCACAATTAGAGATATATACACTTAATTTGTATCATCAAAAGATCGCATAAACATGATTaattaatcaatatatatatacacacacacggcTGGCTCAAAAACCGACACTTGCTAGCTCTTAACGTTGTGGACGCCGGCGAACGTGGACTTAGGACCTGCCTATTGGGGAGTCTTTGGCAGCctcaaacttttttaaaatgctCAGAAAAATAGTACTTTTGATGCTCTCACCCTGTCAAATATGTAGTTTCCAACCCCATATGACAGATTTCTATTTATGTCATATCACTATATGACTTATAGCatgtaacttttatatatatttatactttTGTATACATTTATGAATTATGACTTGCAGCATGTTTGAGTGTGTATTTGATCGGCTTAAAAGTATGTTTAGCACTCTAAAAATttgtttgggaaaaaaaaaaaaaaagtacctgtttggtaaaagaaaattaaagctCTTTAAAGGgtttaaaaaagcctaaaaatgaccaaaacgtacttttgacaaaagtttaaaaataaagcttttgccaaaaaacactttttgacttaaaaactttatttttcaaacgcaatctcaaacacgcTCAGagcaagaaattaaatttaagagtttttttttttatttttttttattttatataaacacatgTGCACACACATACATGAAAAGATTATGCATTTAAGTGCTTATTTATTTAGGAAAGTTTGAACCCTTTACACAGAAATTTGTTGGTTCTGCCCCTGGCAGGTTTGTTCAGATTAATTGACTATACTATTGCCAAGTAGCCATATTGTTGTTAGCTCAAGCcacaaaaataatgaagaagaaaaagtgaaaaatcaTCAAACTGGCCAATGCATGGTGTGAAAAGGATATAATGAGTTGGAAATCCATCAAACACTCAAATTGGTATAAGGAAAATTAGGTGTATAGAAACTCTGTCCAATTAACAAAGTGGCTATATATGTACGTTTTGCGTAAATGTGGGAGACAGCAGAAGCACACTAGTGGCGGAGCTGCAAGTGTGAGTGTATACTTGTGTTGGACCACCTTGTGGGACTCCCAAAATACCTTTTCTACTATAGATGCTCTTTTGGACCGCCTTCCCGTTCCTATATATACCCTCCCTCCCAAGCATTGTAAACCATCTTTGTGGGACTTCTAGCTGCATTTTGATCCCATGGCTAGTCACAAAGTTCTTAGTGTTCTTTTCTTTGTGTCATtgggtttagttatttgttcTGCGACTAGAGCCCTCCTCACCCTTGATGGTGGAAATGTCCATGTCGGCTATGGTGCCGTAGGAGAACGAGGTGTTGCTGGCTATGGAGGTGGTGCTGGTGgtggagaaggtggtggtgcAGGATATGGGGCTGCAGGCGGAAttggtggtggtggcggtggtggtagtggaggtggaggtggaggaggAGCTGCTGGATATGGTGGTGCTGGATATGGAAGTGGCAGTGGAGAAGGAGGTGGTGCTGGATATGGTGCTGGTGGAGCACACGGTGGTGGAGGCGGTGGAGGAAgcggtggcggtggtggtgcTGGTGGTGCAGGAGGTGCTGGTTATGGAAGCGGAGCAGGAAGCGGTGCTGGTAGCGGCTATGGTGCTGGGGGAGACCATGGTGCGGGTGGAGGAGGCGGCGGTGggagtggtggtggtggcggtggaGGTGCTGGTGCAGGAGGAGCACATGGAGGTGGGTATGGTAGTGGTGAAGGAGCTGGTGGAGGCTATGGTGGTGGAGCTGCTGCTGGTCATGTTGGTGGTGGCGGCGGCGGCTCtggtggtggcggtggcggtggtgCAGGGGGT
This genomic interval from Corylus avellana chromosome ca3, CavTom2PMs-1.0 contains the following:
- the LOC132175653 gene encoding glycine-rich cell wall structural protein 1.8-like, whose product is MASHKVLSVLFFVSLGLVICSATRALLTLDGGNVHVGYGAVGERGVAGYGGGAGGGEGGGAGYGAAGGIGGGGGGGSGGGGGGGAAGYGGAGYGSGSGEGGGAGYGAGGAHGGGGGGGSGGGGGAGGAGGAGYGSGAGSGAGSGYGAGGDHGAGGGGGGGSGGGGGGGAGAGGAHGGGYGSGEGAGGGYGGGAAAGHVGGGGGGSGGGGGGGAGGANGGYGAGSGSGEGGGHGGYIP